One genomic region from Anaeromusa acidaminophila DSM 3853 encodes:
- a CDS encoding GGDEF domain-containing protein, translating into MTGRGKLRLLCLVTGLGPLVLFYFLAGGMLREHRALESAFSLAVAAACLAAAIAASIGVPWLWGQALARIHAWCEQVKKGELADLPALPNEMADTADEDDLLRLSRDLQWMIRRIRLREQELNRRTVDLEEAYRRMRELALMDPLTGLSNRRHFFEHLQVELPVAKDCSRPLSLLILDIDYFKKINDTYGHPGGDCVLKGMGKLLSEAVSPREMAARIGGEEFAVILPGVSAEEAARKALEILQKVRRHCFLYQGVRIEGVTVSIGLHTLQKGEECQADPFLLGADKALYQAKRDGRNCVYCCARSSGTPVSLEEWQKRKEKQNEREELRENERLSQGLARRCCRERQIGGGS; encoded by the coding sequence GTGACCGGGCGGGGCAAGCTTCGCCTGCTTTGCCTGGTCACAGGCCTAGGACCGCTAGTTCTTTTCTATTTCTTGGCGGGCGGCATGCTGCGAGAGCATCGGGCATTGGAATCAGCCTTTTCCTTGGCTGTGGCTGCGGCTTGCTTAGCGGCTGCTATTGCCGCTTCAATAGGCGTTCCATGGCTTTGGGGACAGGCGCTGGCGCGCATACACGCTTGGTGTGAACAGGTGAAAAAAGGGGAGCTCGCCGATTTGCCGGCGCTCCCTAACGAGATGGCGGATACCGCCGATGAAGATGATTTACTCCGGTTGTCGCGTGATTTGCAATGGATGATTCGGAGAATTCGTCTGCGTGAACAGGAACTCAACCGACGGACAGTGGATTTGGAAGAAGCCTATCGGCGAATGCGGGAGCTGGCCTTAATGGACCCGCTTACCGGTTTGTCTAATCGTCGGCACTTTTTTGAGCACTTGCAGGTAGAGCTTCCTGTAGCCAAAGATTGCAGTCGTCCCCTGTCTTTGCTGATCTTGGATATTGATTATTTCAAAAAGATTAACGATACCTACGGTCATCCGGGCGGCGATTGCGTACTAAAAGGCATGGGGAAATTATTGTCCGAAGCGGTATCGCCTAGAGAAATGGCGGCCCGCATAGGAGGGGAAGAATTTGCTGTGATTTTACCGGGCGTTAGTGCGGAGGAAGCAGCGCGCAAGGCCTTGGAGATCTTACAAAAAGTTCGCCGTCATTGCTTTTTATACCAAGGCGTACGCATTGAAGGCGTCACTGTTTCCATCGGCTTGCATACACTGCAAAAAGGAGAGGAATGCCAAGCAGATCCCTTTTTGTTGGGGGCGGATAAAGCGCTGTATCAAGCGAAGCGGGACGGACGTAACTGCGTATATTGCTGCGCTCGCTCGTCCGGTACACCGGTGAGTTTAGAAGAGTGGCAAAAACGCAAAGAAAAACAAAATGAGCGTGAAGAATTACGGGAAAACGAGCGGCTTAGTCAAGGGCTTGCGCGGCGTTGCTGCAGAGAGCGACAGATTGGCGGAGGCAGCTAA